In Porphyromonas cangingivalis, a genomic segment contains:
- a CDS encoding phenylacetate--CoA ligase family protein encodes MQWIQRVTDNLAGAWQYFCALRRVRGKTVAEIEAFQFEQLRRLIRFAWEEIPFYRKYWEAHGFDPSKFRQLRDMSLIPCIDKEIVRANCEDMVPESYDRKRLVKITTGGTTGMPLTFYTNRAKTNGRELVHVARQFVCGYRRWLDNIVILRGLRLDDKLLERGAYGRRYLGSLGRGLLMSSFHLTEQTYPYYIAQIRREAPKFIVAYPSSLTLLCSLMKKHREAPFDGLRGTVCSSETVYDRQRTLVREVLGVEIYSFYGHSEKTVSAIPDAEHRMLFDPAYGYTEFLDEDLDSVTTAGAMAQIVTTGFQNDYMPFIRYKTSDYVQVDDDPPCGFTHVAHHIIGRAQDFVYDRLWNRRTFTCSDDIFWELEGISAYQYRQYEAGKLTLLLETTPSFDPDLAEHIRSESEKFFGDCEVEIKFVDKIERTSAGKFRYFVQSINHQDRREDKS; translated from the coding sequence ATGCAGTGGATACAACGAGTCACCGACAACTTAGCAGGTGCGTGGCAATACTTCTGTGCTCTGCGTCGTGTCAGAGGGAAGACGGTCGCAGAGATAGAGGCATTCCAGTTTGAACAACTGAGGAGGCTGATCCGATTTGCGTGGGAAGAGATCCCTTTCTATCGCAAATACTGGGAGGCTCATGGCTTCGATCCGAGTAAGTTCCGACAGCTCCGAGATATGTCCCTCATCCCATGTATAGACAAAGAGATCGTCAGAGCCAACTGCGAGGATATGGTCCCTGAGAGTTACGACCGAAAGCGACTCGTCAAGATCACCACAGGCGGAACGACCGGTATGCCTCTGACCTTCTATACCAATCGTGCAAAGACTAATGGCCGGGAGCTCGTCCATGTGGCAAGGCAGTTTGTTTGTGGCTATCGTCGATGGCTCGACAACATCGTCATACTGCGCGGACTCAGGTTGGATGACAAGTTGCTGGAGCGAGGAGCCTATGGGAGAAGGTATCTCGGTTCTTTGGGACGTGGACTGCTGATGTCGTCTTTTCATTTGACCGAGCAGACTTATCCGTACTACATCGCACAGATCCGACGAGAAGCACCGAAGTTCATAGTCGCCTATCCGAGTTCGCTCACCTTGCTTTGCTCGTTGATGAAGAAGCACCGAGAAGCTCCCTTTGACGGCTTGAGAGGTACTGTTTGTTCATCCGAGACCGTCTATGACCGACAGCGAACGCTGGTGCGTGAAGTCCTTGGCGTGGAGATTTACTCCTTCTACGGTCACAGCGAGAAGACGGTCTCTGCGATTCCCGATGCGGAGCACCGTATGCTGTTCGATCCGGCTTATGGTTATACAGAGTTTCTCGACGAAGACCTCGATAGCGTTACGACGGCAGGAGCCATGGCTCAGATCGTGACGACAGGCTTCCAAAACGATTATATGCCATTCATCCGCTACAAGACTTCTGACTATGTACAGGTGGATGACGACCCTCCGTGTGGCTTTACCCATGTCGCCCATCACATCATCGGCAGGGCTCAGGATTTTGTCTATGACAGACTGTGGAATAGGCGCACGTTCACTTGCTCGGACGATATATTTTGGGAGCTGGAGGGGATCTCTGCCTATCAGTATCGACAGTATGAGGCCGGCAAGCTCACACTGTTGCTCGAGACCACTCCGTCGTTTGATCCCGATCTGGCTGAACACATACGGAGCGAGTCGGAGAAGTTTTTCGGGGATTGCGAGGTCGAAATAAAGTTCGTGGATAAGATCGAACGCACCTCCGCAGGCAAATTCAGATACTTTGTACAGTCCATCAATCACCAAGACAGAAGGGAGGATAAGTCATGA
- a CDS encoding serine O-acetyltransferase produces MFNAIYLYRLSHWLYRYHIPILPKLITLLIFLIYNSKIPAQAKIGKGSMFDYGGIGVVIHQDAVIGQNCYIGHVVTIGGGNSKYPGCPVIGDNVTINRGSIVFGGITIGNNVVIGANAVVNFPCPDNAVVVGNPGRIVRIRQTPSDG; encoded by the coding sequence ATGTTCAACGCGATCTATCTATACAGGCTCTCTCATTGGTTGTATCGGTATCATATCCCGATACTTCCGAAGCTGATCACCTTGCTTATCTTCTTGATCTACAATAGCAAGATCCCTGCTCAAGCGAAGATCGGCAAGGGTTCGATGTTCGACTACGGGGGGATAGGTGTTGTGATCCATCAGGATGCTGTCATAGGTCAGAACTGCTACATCGGTCATGTGGTGACCATCGGTGGGGGCAACTCGAAGTACCCCGGTTGTCCCGTGATCGGTGACAATGTCACGATCAATAGAGGCAGTATTGTCTTCGGAGGCATCACCATCGGAAACAATGTCGTCATAGGAGCAAATGCCGTCGTCAACTTCCCCTGTCCCGACAACGCCGTCGTTGTGGGAAATCCCGGACGGATCGTGCGTATAAGGCAAACGCCCTCTGATGGGTAA
- a CDS encoding delta-aminolevulinic acid dehydratase, translating to MLQAFLKLKQYCEREDFKGWDPYDGLNSKIFQALPFLKHSALCRLVVIQGFKRCPINLRPLALVPKEHNAKGIGLFLQGYCNLYKLVKVGPHLATHFGSEGVLAIRIRHLADLLLTLRSQGEYSGACWGYNFDWQARRLFLFPRYTPTVVATYFCATALMEAYEITKEQRYLDVALSSADFVAKDLHRTPYKDGFLFSYSPLHGNDTVFNASLLGAALLSHAYRYTGKAEYRDLARQTVQACCQGQESDGSWVYGLLPVQGWKDSFHTGYNLDALIAYQTFTGDTSFAENIERGFDYYIANFFEEDGTPKYYHDRTYPIDIHCPGQLLVTLARLGKYDVYETLADKVMGRTISDMQDKKGYFYYQMKPGLSSKISYMRWSNAFMFYAMSYYMLHRKRQ from the coding sequence ATGTTGCAAGCATTCCTAAAACTGAAGCAATACTGTGAGCGAGAGGACTTCAAAGGCTGGGATCCGTATGATGGCCTGAATTCGAAGATCTTTCAGGCTTTGCCGTTTTTGAAGCACTCGGCACTGTGTCGCCTTGTCGTCATTCAGGGGTTCAAGCGTTGTCCCATCAATCTCAGACCCTTGGCCCTTGTCCCCAAAGAGCACAATGCAAAGGGGATAGGGCTCTTCCTCCAAGGCTATTGCAACTTGTACAAACTTGTGAAGGTCGGACCCCACTTGGCGACACACTTCGGTAGCGAGGGGGTGTTGGCTATTCGGATCAGACATCTGGCGGACTTGCTTCTGACACTTCGTTCGCAAGGCGAGTACAGTGGGGCATGCTGGGGATACAACTTCGACTGGCAGGCTCGCCGTCTCTTCCTCTTCCCCAGATACACTCCCACGGTCGTGGCGACCTACTTCTGTGCGACGGCACTCATGGAGGCCTATGAGATCACCAAGGAACAGCGGTATCTCGATGTGGCTCTGTCATCGGCGGACTTTGTCGCCAAGGATCTGCATCGTACCCCCTACAAAGACGGATTCCTATTCTCTTACAGTCCATTGCACGGCAACGATACCGTCTTCAATGCCTCTTTGTTGGGAGCTGCTCTCCTGAGTCATGCCTATCGATATACCGGAAAGGCAGAGTATCGGGATTTGGCTCGTCAGACCGTGCAGGCCTGTTGTCAGGGACAAGAGTCGGATGGATCATGGGTGTATGGGCTCCTGCCTGTGCAGGGATGGAAGGATAGTTTTCATACGGGATACAATCTGGATGCCCTCATTGCCTATCAGACATTCACGGGCGATACCTCTTTTGCCGAAAATATAGAGCGAGGATTTGACTACTACATTGCCAACTTCTTCGAGGAGGATGGCACGCCGAAATACTATCACGATCGTACCTATCCCATTGATATCCATTGTCCCGGACAGTTGTTGGTCACCCTGGCAAGGCTGGGTAAGTACGATGTGTATGAGACCCTTGCAGACAAAGTCATGGGGCGGACGATCAGTGATATGCAGGACAAGAAGGGGTACTTCTACTATCAGATGAAGCCCGGACTGAGCTCCAAGATCTCTTACATGAGGTGGAGCAACGCCTTTATGTTCTATGCCATGTCGTATTATATGCTACACAGAAAAAGACAATGA
- a CDS encoding WecB/TagA/CpsF family glycosyltransferase yields MQQILLGGVGVYPFASASELVDHVTAHPAILVAINSEKILHATDELKAIYNRNLGYADGIGAVFVLKKKGYADACKIAGCELWLKIIERLGHDKSFYLVGGKPEVIEETVCRLRDEFAGINIVGYRDGYLKPGEDDALIRDIGEKKPDVVFVAMGSPKQELLMERMQKVHPDAIYQGLGGSFDVYTGRVKRAPEWWIRHNLEFAYRLIREPKRITRQIHLVRFMFKVITNKI; encoded by the coding sequence ATACAACAGATACTGTTGGGAGGGGTGGGAGTGTACCCTTTTGCTTCGGCAAGCGAACTCGTCGATCACGTGACGGCGCATCCTGCCATATTGGTGGCGATCAACTCTGAAAAGATACTCCACGCCACAGACGAACTCAAAGCCATCTACAACCGCAATCTCGGTTATGCCGATGGTATCGGTGCGGTCTTTGTGCTCAAGAAGAAGGGCTATGCCGATGCTTGCAAGATCGCAGGGTGTGAGCTTTGGCTCAAGATCATAGAGAGGCTCGGACACGATAAGAGCTTTTATCTCGTGGGAGGTAAGCCCGAAGTCATTGAGGAGACCGTCTGCAGGCTCCGAGACGAGTTTGCAGGCATCAATATCGTAGGCTATCGGGATGGTTACCTCAAGCCCGGAGAGGATGACGCTTTGATCCGTGACATTGGGGAGAAGAAGCCGGATGTCGTCTTTGTCGCCATGGGATCACCTAAGCAAGAGTTACTTATGGAGCGGATGCAGAAAGTGCATCCCGATGCGATATATCAGGGGCTGGGCGGTAGCTTCGATGTCTACACGGGGCGGGTGAAGAGGGCTCCCGAGTGGTGGATCCGTCATAACCTTGAGTTTGCATACCGACTCATCCGCGAGCCGAAGCGTATCACTCGGCAGATCCATCTGGTACGTTTTATGTTCAAAGTAATAACCAATAAGATATAA
- the wecB gene encoding non-hydrolyzing UDP-N-acetylglucosamine 2-epimerase has product MKKVMLVFGTRPEAIKMAPLVLELKAHPDDFETIVCVTGQHKEMLEQVLALFEIVPDYDLAIMKQGQDLYDITSRVLLGMREVLREVKPDIVLVHGDTATSTVAALAAFYRQIPVGHIEAGLRTHDIYSPFPEEMNRQLTARIATYHFAPTGLGYNNLVREGIKPEHIFITGNTVIDALHRVVARLDADEEIRQGVELKLLEQGYDVSRLSHDKRLVLITGHRRENFGEGFLNICRAIKTLSETFPDVDFVYPMHLNPNVREPIRKILGESANPSDNLFFIEPQEYLSFTYLMKLAHIVLTDSGGIQEEAPGLGKPVLVMRDTTERPEAVDAGTVKLVGTDYDKIVHNVSELLTDTEAHTKMSHANNPYGDGKACQRIIEVLGNINL; this is encoded by the coding sequence ATGAAGAAAGTTATGCTCGTCTTCGGGACACGCCCCGAAGCCATTAAGATGGCACCTCTTGTGCTTGAGCTCAAAGCGCATCCCGACGACTTTGAGACCATCGTCTGCGTGACAGGACAGCACAAGGAGATGCTGGAGCAGGTATTGGCACTCTTCGAGATCGTGCCGGACTACGACCTTGCCATCATGAAGCAGGGACAAGACCTCTACGACATCACGAGTCGTGTGTTGCTCGGGATGCGGGAGGTCCTACGCGAGGTGAAGCCGGACATCGTCCTCGTTCACGGTGATACCGCGACGAGTACCGTTGCTGCATTGGCAGCCTTTTACCGACAGATACCTGTGGGGCACATCGAGGCCGGTCTGCGCACACACGACATATACAGCCCTTTTCCCGAGGAGATGAATCGACAGCTCACAGCACGTATAGCGACTTATCACTTCGCCCCTACGGGCTTGGGATACAACAACCTCGTTCGCGAGGGGATCAAGCCCGAACACATCTTCATCACGGGCAATACGGTCATTGATGCCCTCCACAGAGTGGTTGCCAGACTCGATGCAGACGAAGAGATACGCCAAGGGGTGGAGCTTAAGCTACTCGAACAAGGGTACGATGTCTCTCGACTCTCCCACGATAAACGGCTGGTGCTCATCACAGGACACCGTAGAGAAAACTTCGGCGAAGGATTTCTCAACATCTGTCGTGCCATAAAGACACTCAGCGAGACCTTCCCTGATGTAGACTTCGTCTATCCCATGCACCTCAACCCCAACGTGCGTGAGCCGATACGTAAGATCTTGGGCGAAAGTGCCAACCCTTCGGACAACCTCTTCTTCATCGAGCCTCAAGAGTACCTCTCTTTCACCTACTTGATGAAGTTGGCACACATCGTCCTTACGGACAGCGGAGGCATCCAAGAAGAAGCTCCCGGTCTCGGCAAGCCCGTCCTCGTCATGCGTGACACCACCGAACGCCCGGAGGCTGTCGATGCCGGTACGGTCAAGCTCGTAGGCACAGACTATGACAAAATCGTCCACAATGTCTCCGAACTACTCACCGACACTGAAGCGCATACCAAGATGAGTCACGCCAACAACCCCTATGGTGACGGTAAAGCCTGCCAACGGATCATCGAAGTCCTCGGAAATATTAATTTGTGA
- a CDS encoding NfeD family protein: MELTTLYLIFTFVALAVVLMGLIEVFFIPGTGLLGILSAAVYVATIIYLWSLGQWGALLLFVILSIVAFALGFFFLSKSKWVDKMSLSKRIEDKAVDLPNGLVVGAEGRAESRLALSGRVRVGNDIFEATSESGLIDEKTPIVVTRIERDKVFVQSR, from the coding sequence ATGGAACTTACAACGCTTTATCTCATCTTTACCTTTGTCGCATTGGCTGTCGTGCTGATGGGGCTTATCGAGGTGTTTTTCATACCCGGGACAGGGTTGCTCGGTATACTGAGTGCTGCGGTTTATGTAGCGACTATCATCTACTTGTGGTCGTTGGGGCAGTGGGGCGCGCTTTTGCTCTTCGTCATTCTGTCGATAGTGGCATTTGCTTTGGGGTTCTTCTTCCTCTCCAAGTCGAAGTGGGTCGACAAGATGTCGCTCTCAAAGAGGATCGAGGACAAGGCGGTGGATCTCCCTAATGGCCTTGTCGTCGGCGCAGAAGGCAGGGCAGAGTCTCGTCTCGCACTCTCCGGTAGGGTGCGTGTCGGCAATGATATCTTCGAGGCGACTTCCGAGAGTGGGCTCATCGATGAGAAGACACCTATCGTCGTCACTCGCATTGAGCGAGATAAGGTATTTGTGCAGAGCCGATAA
- the floA gene encoding flotillin-like protein FloA (flotillin-like protein involved in membrane lipid rafts) gives MIFVGVIVVIALILFSLFLRYFPILLWISARVSGVKISLLQLFLMRIRNVPPQEITRAMIEAHKAGLLLTRDELEAHYLAGGHVEQVVHALVSASKANIDLPFNMATAIDLAGRDVFQAVQMSVNPKVIDTPPVTAVAKDGIQLIAKARVTVRASIKQLVGGAGEETVLARVGEGIVSSIGSSESHKSVLENPDSISKLVLRKGLDAGTAFEILSIDIADIDIGRNIGAVLQMDQAQADKNIAQAKAEERRAMAVASEQEMRALAQQARAKVIEAEAEVPKAIAEAFRTGNLGVMDYYQLKNIQADTSMREAIAKPATDSNKSTKKEE, from the coding sequence ATGATTTTCGTGGGAGTGATTGTGGTCATTGCTTTGATCCTCTTCTCCCTCTTTTTGCGTTACTTCCCGATCTTGCTGTGGATATCTGCGAGGGTGTCAGGTGTCAAGATCTCTCTCTTACAGCTGTTCCTCATGAGGATACGTAATGTGCCTCCACAAGAGATCACCCGTGCGATGATCGAAGCACACAAAGCCGGACTGCTCCTCACTCGTGACGAACTCGAAGCGCACTATCTCGCAGGCGGTCATGTCGAGCAGGTGGTGCATGCCCTTGTCTCCGCATCCAAGGCGAATATCGACCTCCCATTCAATATGGCCACTGCCATCGACCTTGCAGGGCGTGATGTCTTCCAAGCGGTGCAGATGTCTGTCAACCCCAAGGTCATCGATACACCTCCCGTGACAGCAGTGGCCAAGGACGGTATTCAGCTCATCGCAAAGGCGCGTGTCACTGTGCGAGCGAGCATCAAACAACTCGTCGGTGGTGCGGGCGAAGAGACCGTACTTGCTCGTGTCGGTGAAGGGATTGTCTCCTCTATCGGTTCCTCAGAGAGTCACAAGAGTGTGCTCGAAAATCCCGACTCCATCTCCAAGCTCGTGCTCCGCAAGGGGCTCGATGCCGGTACTGCATTTGAGATCTTGTCCATCGACATTGCCGATATCGACATAGGTCGCAACATCGGTGCTGTCCTACAGATGGATCAGGCTCAAGCGGACAAAAATATCGCCCAAGCCAAGGCTGAAGAGCGTCGTGCAATGGCAGTGGCAAGCGAACAAGAGATGCGTGCCCTCGCCCAACAAGCTCGCGCCAAGGTGATCGAGGCCGAAGCCGAAGTGCCTAAGGCTATTGCCGAAGCCTTCCGTACCGGTAATCTCGGTGTCATGGACTATTATCAATTAAAGAATATTCAGGCGGACACCTCCATGAGAGAGGCTATTGCCAAGCCCGCCACAGACAGTAACAAATCAACTAAAAAGGAAGAGTAA
- a CDS encoding nucleoside phosphorylase — protein MISREPIPSSELIINSDGSIFHLHIKPEQLADKIIVCGDPARVDKIASYLDSHECSVTSREFHTVTGMYKGKRLSIVSHGIGCDNIEIVLNELDALANIDFETRMIKPDPKKLTIVRIGTSGGLQDESPIGTYVAAEYAIGFDGVLHFYGAGKDVADRDFEKALIAGLDWKIDGLKPYVVKSPQSIVDRICKDDVLRGVTIACNGFYAPQGRRLRWDLADPTLNQKIQSFEHNGRKITNFEMESSALAGIGAVLGHEVLTVCCIIAGRKAKKMNTDYKDSLDGLIELVLERI, from the coding sequence ATGATTAGCAGAGAACCTATCCCATCATCCGAACTCATTATCAATTCAGACGGATCAATATTTCACCTCCACATCAAGCCCGAACAACTCGCTGATAAGATCATCGTCTGTGGAGACCCCGCTCGTGTGGACAAGATCGCGAGTTACCTCGACTCTCATGAGTGCAGTGTGACAAGTCGCGAGTTCCACACCGTCACGGGGATGTACAAGGGTAAGAGACTTTCGATTGTCTCGCACGGTATCGGGTGTGACAATATCGAGATTGTCCTCAACGAACTCGATGCTCTTGCAAACATCGACTTTGAGACACGTATGATCAAGCCTGACCCTAAGAAGCTTACCATCGTGCGTATCGGTACATCGGGAGGCCTTCAGGACGAATCTCCCATCGGTACATACGTGGCTGCTGAGTACGCCATCGGTTTTGACGGTGTGCTCCACTTCTATGGAGCCGGTAAGGATGTTGCCGACAGAGACTTTGAGAAAGCTCTCATCGCGGGTCTCGACTGGAAGATCGATGGTCTCAAACCTTATGTTGTCAAATCGCCCCAGAGTATCGTCGATCGTATTTGTAAGGACGATGTCTTAAGAGGTGTGACGATCGCTTGTAACGGCTTCTATGCCCCACAAGGTCGTCGTTTGCGTTGGGATCTTGCCGATCCTACGCTCAACCAAAAGATACAGAGCTTCGAGCATAACGGTCGTAAGATCACCAACTTTGAGATGGAGTCCTCAGCCCTCGCCGGTATCGGTGCCGTCCTCGGTCATGAGGTCCTCACTGTATGTTGTATCATTGCCGGTCGCAAGGCCAAGAAGATGAACACCGACTATAAGGACAGTCTCGACGGACTGATCGAACTCGTCCTCGAACGTATATAA
- a CDS encoding glucosamine-6-phosphate deaminase encodes MRYNLSSKIALTHIPEAYYKPDNAFDLQMLTIREKMPTTICENVSEASVEIAREVAEKIKCHEAEGKPFVLGVVGGNSPSPILRELIRLHHEEALSFANVYLFIAYEFYPLHSDHSGCVSLMQSEFVSHVDTPQEHVISFNGQVGKEDIHDECLAYQRKLDSLGGFDLVLLGVGTLGTIAMNLPGTMPNSGIRLMIMDRASRREALTTFNSIDDVPAAVITIGMREVMAADKVILFAWGEHKADVLRRVIEEPATDALPASLLQHHDNVHVYADLQSASLLTRINYPWLVTNCKWDSKLIRRAIVWLCMRTGKPILKLTNKDYSDNHLGELLALYGSAYEVNIRVFNDMQHTITGWPGGKPDADDSHRPERAQPYPKRILVFSPHPDDDVISMGGTFRRLVVQGHDVHVAYQTSGNIAVGDEEVVRYLSYLSNVCVELGMEDSPMMRHAQEMKHYLLHEKKDGVAESPDVRFMKGTIRREEARTACRFVGLKDDHVHFLDLPFYETGMIKKGELSDRDIDIVIEILREIRPHQIFVAGDLADPHGTHKVCLDAALAAIDVVKGEEWFDDCRVWMYRGAWAEWEVDHIEMAVPMSPEELRFKRNSILKHQSQMESAPFLGSDERLFWQRAEDRNRATAQLYDHLGLASYEAIEAFVRYHPIE; translated from the coding sequence ATGAGATACAATTTAAGTTCAAAAATAGCACTCACACACATCCCCGAAGCCTACTATAAGCCTGACAATGCCTTCGATCTCCAGATGCTGACCATCAGGGAGAAGATGCCTACGACCATTTGTGAGAATGTCTCCGAGGCTTCAGTCGAGATCGCTCGAGAAGTGGCTGAAAAGATCAAGTGTCACGAAGCCGAAGGGAAGCCATTTGTCTTAGGAGTGGTCGGAGGCAACAGCCCCTCTCCCATCCTGAGAGAACTCATCCGTTTGCACCACGAAGAAGCACTCTCTTTTGCCAATGTCTACCTTTTCATCGCTTACGAGTTTTACCCATTGCACAGCGATCACAGTGGTTGTGTCTCTTTGATGCAGAGTGAGTTTGTCAGTCATGTCGATACGCCACAGGAGCATGTCATCAGCTTCAATGGACAAGTGGGTAAGGAGGACATCCACGACGAATGCTTGGCTTATCAGCGGAAGTTGGACAGTCTCGGAGGGTTTGACCTTGTCCTCCTTGGTGTCGGTACGCTCGGTACGATAGCGATGAACCTCCCAGGGACAATGCCTAACTCCGGCATCCGTCTCATGATCATGGACAGAGCCTCGCGACGAGAAGCACTCACCACCTTCAACAGTATCGATGACGTCCCTGCTGCAGTCATCACCATCGGTATGCGAGAGGTTATGGCTGCCGACAAGGTGATCCTCTTTGCTTGGGGCGAGCACAAAGCCGATGTCCTTCGTCGGGTCATCGAGGAGCCCGCCACCGATGCTCTCCCGGCCTCTCTTCTCCAGCATCATGACAATGTCCATGTGTATGCCGACCTACAGTCTGCTTCGCTCCTCACAAGGATCAACTATCCTTGGCTTGTGACCAATTGCAAGTGGGACTCCAAGCTCATCCGCCGTGCCATCGTGTGGCTCTGTATGCGTACGGGGAAGCCTATCTTGAAGTTGACCAACAAAGACTATTCGGACAATCACCTCGGTGAGCTCCTCGCCCTCTATGGTTCTGCTTACGAAGTGAATATCCGGGTCTTCAATGATATGCAGCACACCATCACCGGCTGGCCCGGTGGTAAGCCCGATGCCGATGACAGCCACCGTCCAGAGCGAGCTCAGCCCTATCCCAAGCGTATCTTGGTCTTCAGTCCTCATCCCGACGATGATGTTATCTCCATGGGAGGGACGTTCAGGAGACTCGTCGTGCAGGGACACGACGTCCATGTCGCTTATCAGACCTCCGGCAATATCGCCGTGGGTGACGAAGAAGTGGTGAGATACCTCTCTTACCTTTCCAATGTCTGTGTCGAGCTCGGTATGGAAGATAGTCCGATGATGCGCCACGCACAAGAGATGAAGCACTACCTCCTTCATGAGAAGAAGGATGGTGTGGCAGAGTCCCCTGACGTGCGATTTATGAAGGGGACGATCCGTAGAGAAGAAGCTCGTACAGCCTGTCGCTTTGTGGGGCTGAAGGATGATCATGTCCACTTCCTCGACCTCCCTTTCTATGAGACCGGTATGATCAAGAAAGGAGAACTCTCCGACCGAGACATTGATATTGTCATTGAGATCCTTCGTGAGATCCGTCCGCATCAGATCTTTGTTGCCGGAGACCTTGCCGATCCTCATGGTACGCACAAGGTCTGTCTCGATGCTGCTCTTGCAGCCATTGATGTGGTCAAGGGTGAAGAGTGGTTCGACGACTGCCGTGTGTGGATGTATCGAGGAGCATGGGCAGAGTGGGAAGTCGATCACATAGAGATGGCTGTACCCATGAGCCCTGAGGAACTTCGTTTCAAACGCAATTCTATCCTCAAGCATCAGTCTCAGATGGAGAGTGCACCTTTCTTGGGCTCTGACGAACGTCTGTTCTGGCAGCGTGCCGAGGACCGCAACCGTGCCACAGCACAGCTCTACGATCATCTCGGTCTGGCATCCTACGAAGCCATTGAGGCCTTTGTGCGTTATCACCCCATCGAATGA